CCGCTTCGTCGCCTATCGCGCCGCAGAGGCGCTCGGGGTGCCCCACGCCGACGTGCTCGCAGATCTCGACGAGGCGTTCCACGTCGACGAGGACCCGCCGTCGGCGGGGACGTGGCTGCGGCGCGACGCCCTCCCGTGGATGTGGCGGCGGCTCCGCGGTCGCACGGCGGGCGATGGGCGGACGGCGAAGATCCCCGACTACGTGGTCGTCGGCCGGCCGACCGGGCGCGCCGACATCCGGCGATGAAGGCCTCTCACCGCGACCAGCGGTACTCCGTCTCGGGTCGCCCGGGCGTCCCGTAGCGCTGGGCGCGTGCCGCTCGACCGGCATCCGCCAGATGCTCGAGGTAGCGGCGCGCTGCCACCCGCGACATCCCGAGCCGGTCGGCCGCCTCCCGGGCTGACACCGCCTGCGAACGGAGGAGCGTGCTCACGCGGTCGAGGGTGTCGGCCGAAAGGCCCTTGGGGAGAGTGGGCGCGGGGGAGGTGCGGAGCGCCCCGAGCATCGCATCGATCTCGGCTTGTGTCGCGGAGCCGGCCGCCCGGGTGACCTGCTCGCGGAAGCGGAGGTACTGCCGCATCCGCTCCTGGAAATCGCCGAACGTGAACGGCTTCACAAGGTACTGCGCGGCGCCGAGAGCGATGGCCTGACGAACGACCTCAGCGTCGCGGACGGAGGTGATCGCGATGACATCGACCGTGCCGGTGTGCGCCCGCAGGTGGCGGAGGACATCGAGCCCCGAGCCGTCGGGCATGGTCATGTCGAGCAGGACGAGGTCGATGTCGGCGGCTCGCGGACTGTCGAGGAGGGCGGCGATCGCGGCTCGCGCGCCGGTGGCTTCTGCGACGACGTCGAATCCGTCGAGCCGCTCCACGTAGTGCCGGTGAAGTTCGAGGGTGAGGGCGTCGTCGTCGACGACGAGCACCCCGATCATGCGTCCCGCCGAGGCAGGATGACCCGGAAGGTCGTGGGATCGGCGTGCAGCGAGAGCGTCCCCTCGGCCTCATCGACGATCGAGCGCACCAGGGCGAGTCCCACGCCGCGTCCGCCGCTGTCCGACGGCTTCGTCGAGAAGCCGTGCTCGAAGATCCGGTCGGCGATCTCCGGCGCCACACCCTCGCCGCTGTCGGCGACCTGGACGGCCAGTTCGTCCTCGTCGGTTCGGGTCATGCGTACGTCGACCCACCGCGGCGCAGGGCCGGCGGCCGCGGCATCCAGTGCGTTGTCGATCAGGTTCCCGACCACGGAGACGGCGTCGACGGGGGAGAGGACCGAGCGCGGCGCGTCCGCGTCGATGCGCGCACGCCATTCGACGCCGCGCTCGCTCGCCTGCGACGCCTTGCCGAGCAGCAGTGCGCCCACCGTCGGATCGCCGTCGCGTCGCGCGGTCACCTGGTCGACGAGGATCTGGCTCTGCCGGGCGTCTTCGGAGAGCAGATCGATCGCCTCGCCCGTGCGTCCGAGCTCGAGAAGCGCGATCGCGGTATGGAGGCGGTTCCCGTGCTCATGCGTCTG
This DNA window, taken from Microbacterium sp. MM2322, encodes the following:
- a CDS encoding response regulator — translated: MIGVLVVDDDALTLELHRHYVERLDGFDVVAEATGARAAIAALLDSPRAADIDLVLLDMTMPDGSGLDVLRHLRAHTGTVDVIAITSVRDAEVVRQAIALGAAQYLVKPFTFGDFQERMRQYLRFREQVTRAAGSATQAEIDAMLGALRTSPAPTLPKGLSADTLDRVSTLLRSQAVSAREAADRLGMSRVAARRYLEHLADAGRAARAQRYGTPGRPETEYRWSR